AAGATTCAGCTCCAAGGATAGGAGAGGAGAGGGAAAATGAGCACAACAGAGAAGGTGGTTTGTGTAACCGGAGGGGCTGGTTACATAGCATCATGGCTCATCGACTTGCTGCTTCATAGGGGCTATACAGTCAAAGCGACCATCCGCAACACCAGTAAGTTCATCGTTTCATCTTCTTGTcttgttcttaatttttttttttttttggattctcGGGTGGTGCACTCTATTCTTAGAGTATGATTCACAGTTTCTTAGTTGAATCATTCCGATGCATAGACTTTCTACCAGATTCCGTTTTTATCAGAAAGTGTGCTTTTCTAATCGTCTCTTCCCATTTGGATTCACTCGCATATGAGTGTATGTATTTGGAAGTGCATAACTGCATTTGTACGCATATACTGATTTGTCTACGTGCTTTTGGAGCTCTGGCAATTTAACATGTTCGAGTTCACTGCCTAAAGAATTAATCCCTTGCAATATTTGAATCCATTATTTCTTAATCCTGGTTTTTTTATAGATGTGGATATGTTGCAACTCAAGTCAAGATCAAGTACTAGCACGTTTCATGATTCATAACTTGATGTCATTCTATATGAAGGGACTTAGATTGTGATCTATCAGATCTAATTCTGCATTCTGGTATGTGCATATAAGCAGATGATTCACGGAAGACACAACATCTTCTGGCACTTGAAGGGGCCAAGGAGAGGCTGCATTTGTTTAAAGCAGATTTGCTAGAAGAAGGGTCCTTTGACTCGATAGTCGATGGGTGCGGAGCTGTTTTTCATACAGCATCACCTGTGGTTTTCTCAGCTTCGGATCCCCAGGTGTCTGCACATATCAGTTCCTTCCGCTTTGTACTGTAGATTCATATGATAGGTGATCCGATATTACTCGGATGATTTGGCAAAATCGTACTGATGACCTCCTTCATGTTGCAGGCTGAAATAGTGGATCCAGCAGTCAGAGGCACCTTAAACGTTCTCAAATCATGTGCAAAAGTCCCTTCTATCAAGCGAGTGGTAGTGACCTCCTCCATGGCTGCAGTAGTGCTCAGTGGAAAACCTCTGACCTCTGGTGTGGTGGTTGATGAAACATGGTTCTCGGATCCGGTTTTCTGCGAGGAATCAAAGGTAGTAAGATGCTTTTTCTTGATATTGTTGGTCTCTTTAGCTTGGTCCGTTGTCTGTGAGTTCGTTCATCACATTGTTGTGGCTCTGCTATTTTCAGCTTTGGTATATGCTCTCCAAAACCTTGGCGGAGAAGGCTGCTCGGGAATTTGCTAAAGAGAAGAGGATCGACCTGGTCGTGATGAACCCAGGACATGTGATTGGCCCTCTTTTGCAGCCTACAGTCAATCTCTCGGTGGAATTGATATTGAACTTTCTCAACGGTATTACTTGATGGTTTCTATGTCACACGAACTATATTCCATGAAATGATTCTTTCTTCTACACATCATGTCAGCATTTGGCATCTCTTTTAAATTCTGAGATTGACCAGGGGAGGATTGATTCAATGTCATAATTGCATAATTAGATGCAATCCATTTCCATGTGCAAGAAGAAACACGGTTGCTCaaggaaattgattttccattaaaaatagTGTCAACAGTGGGACTAATCGAGACATATGATGTAGGAACTGAAGAATTTCCCAATGCATCCTACGGATTTGTTGATGTCCGAGACGTCGCACGAGCACATATTCAAGCTCTTCAAAACTCTTCAGCCAGCGGCAGATATTGCATAGTTGGAGGAGTAATGCACCGTCCTGACATGTCAAAGATCTTGCACCATCTCTATCCCACATTGCGCCTCCTAGAAAAGTAAGTTCCCGTTTTTGTTCAACTCCATAGATTAAAAGGTAACTTTTTTCTCTTAAGAGCAAGTCGAGAAATGTTCTTATGTCGAGCATATACACTATTGTTAACCGATGCCGCACAAATCATGTGTTTTGAACACAGATGTGAAGACGACAAGCCTGCTGTGGTGGCTCATCGGATATCAAGGGAAAAAGTAGAAGGTTTGGGTGTGAATTTCATACCTTTGGAGGTTAGCataaaagaaactgttgaaagCCTCAAAGAGAAaggtttcctctctttttgagCTTTTTCTTCGGAGGTTGGCCTAAGCGACATCGTTGGGAGCCTTAAGGTCCAAGGCGGAATCTCTCTATTTGAGCTAGCTTTTCTCAATTGATGACGCTGACCTCATAGCATACTCAAAAGGTTTTTGATAATGTATTGTATATTTCATCTAGTTATCGTGGTCGAACCATATATGGTCTCTTGTACTCTTGTTGAATAAAGCTTTCCATCTCTAAACTTGAACGATGATGCAATGCTGAATGTCTATCCTATAGTCAACGTACGCAAatttgttttaatattcaataacaaTAGCATGATAATTGAGTGtgataatattgaaaatattttattgaaaaatcaagAGAATTGAAGGGCTCAATATATCCAAGAAAAGgtctagccaaaaaaaaaaaaaaaataaattaagggaTCAAATATCGTTTATCCCAAATTAAGAATTAGATAAGTACAACTAGTTGATACTTcctataaatataaaagaaaattttaaattaatatctcaaAGCTTAAAGTAAAGCTACTCATGAGGAGCTGGAAGAGTTCCTCTCGGACTTGGGCGCCGCCCCAGGACAATGGAAAGCGATACGAACCTTTTGGCTCAAAGAAAAGTCGAAACGAAATGTAATTTATTACCCAGTAATGTCACGTACGTAATGGCTTACGAGTTGCGAGAAGCCGTCTGTCGTCAACAAATGGGTTTGGATTATTTTCAAAGATTCGGTCGAACATCGGGCTCTTTATAATAAGGTCCATCTGCTGCTTCGCCACGCACTCCAGCACTCGTTCACTCTCTCCCCCGAACCCCAAGAGAGGAGACCAGCGCGCGCGCGCGAACTCCACACGGTTCAGGTGCCAAGAGCGGAGGAGATGAGCGGAGCAGAGAAGGTGGTGGGCGTGATCGGAGGGTCGGGTTACATAGCTTCTTGGCTGGTCAAGCTCTTGCTCCTCCGTGGCTACACTGTTCGAGCCACTGTCCGAGATCCATGTAAGAAAAGAGTTCCCTTTCT
This Eucalyptus grandis isolate ANBG69807.140 chromosome 7, ASM1654582v1, whole genome shotgun sequence DNA region includes the following protein-coding sequences:
- the LOC104431040 gene encoding phenylacetaldehyde reductase-like isoform X1 — protein: MSTTEKVVCVTGGAGYIASWLIDLLLHRGYTVKATIRNTNDSRKTQHLLALEGAKERLHLFKADLLEEGSFDSIVDGCGAVFHTASPVVFSASDPQAEIVDPAVRGTLNVLKSCAKVPSIKRVVVTSSMAAVVLSGKPLTSGVVVDETWFSDPVFCEESKLWYMLSKTLAEKAAREFAKEKRIDLVVMNPGHVIGPLLQPTVNLSVELILNFLNGTEEFPNASYGFVDVRDVARAHIQALQNSSASGRYCIVGGVMHRPDMSKILHHLYPTLRLLEKCEDDKPAVVAHRISREKVEGLGVNFIPLEVSIKETVESLKEKGFLSF
- the LOC104431040 gene encoding phenylacetaldehyde reductase-like isoform X2 produces the protein MSTTEKVVCVTGGAGYIASWLIDLLLHRGYTVKATIRNTNDSRKTQHLLALEGAKERLHLFKADLLEEGSFDSIVDGCGAVFHTASPVVFSASDPQAEIVDPAVRGTLNVLKSCAKVPSIKRVVVTSSMAAVVLSGKPLTSGVVVDETWFSDPVFCEESKLWYMLSKTLAEKAAREFAKEKRIDLVVMNPGHVIGPLLQPTVNLSVELILNFLNGTEEFPNASYGFVDVRDVARAHIQALQNSSASGRYCIVGGVMHRPDMSKILHHLYPTLRLLEK